The genomic interval GGGCGATGGCGAGCATCTGTTGCTCGCCGCCGGACAGCACCGACGCGTGGCTGTGTTCCCGCTCCCGGAGGTTCTCGAAGGTGTCGAGCACGTCCTCGACGCCCGGCCCCGTTCCCTCGGCGCCGAGCGCGCCCATCCGGATGTTCTCGCGGACGGTCAGCCCCGGGAAGACGCGCCGCTCCTCGGGGACGAAGCCGATGCCCAGTCGGGCGGTTCCCTCGGGACCGACCGCGGTGATGTCCTCGCCGTCGAAGGTGACGGTGCCGGCCGTCGGCTCGATGTTGCCCGTGATCGCCCGCATCGTCGTCGTCTTGCCGACCCCGTTGCGGCCGACGAGCGCGGAGACCCGTCCGGCTTCGACGGCGAGGTC from Halosegnis marinus carries:
- a CDS encoding ABC transporter ATP-binding protein — its product is MSDPLLSVRGLRGGYGLTEVLQGVDLAVEAGRVSALVGRNGVGKTTTMRAITGNIEPTAGTVTFDGEDITAVGPEGTARLGIGFVPEERRVFPGLTVRENIRMGALGAEGTGPGVEDVLDTFENLREREHSHASVLSGGEQQMLAIARALVGDPDLLLLDEPTEGLAPYVVRRIESVIEDLDMAVLLVEQNVQVALDVADHAYVMDRGRVVHEGPAADVRDDEETLGRYLGVGDGGER